TCAGGTGAAGTAGTATCAATGTGATATGAACAGCCAGACTTCCTGTCTGCCTAGAAAGCGAACCTctagttttataaataaattcacaaaatgttaaaatggaTGACTGTTAAAGAGAGAAAtcagcttaaatatttttttttccaaatgatgaCCTATATTAATGAGCTGAACCAGTGCCATAATCTAATGTTCAACCCTGGCCCTTGAATGGGGAAGCAGCATCCTGATGAAGTAGCACATGTCGATATTTTGGCTTTATATTGTATTTTAACTATCACAGTGAATATTAAAAAAGAGGTAGCTTCAGGGCTAGATGCTTACCACGTATAAACAGGCAATGGTTTGTTGTGGAGTTGTGCTTCTTCACAAGTGTTGAAGGTTAATCTATAGATTCTTGGTCAAAGAGCCAAGAACCAGCTGctgccttcatagaatcatagaattgttagggttggaagcgaccttaaagatcatctagttccaacccccctgccaggggcagggacacctcccactagatcaggttgctcagagccccgtccagcctggccttaaaaacttccagggatggggcttccaccacctctctggaagACCTGTTCAGGTAGGAAACTTTAGGACCAATAGAAAGAGATTTTGCTATTGCAAGGCAAAgccaaaaaacatttttgtaccTAAGTGTCTCTTCTTATCAATATTTTGAATTGTACACTTGACTACAGTAGAACACTGTGTCCTGAGACGCATGAATGGCCTTTTTCTACAGTGCTTGTTTTACCTGAGTGTGACAAAAACGTCATATTTCATCAAAATCTGAGGATTTTGCAGAAGCTCCCAAATAGTTATGACATAAAAGAATCTTAAGTGGCAAAGCTTATATCCCCCTTGTGGTGGTGCTATTAGTTGCCTGTTACATTGagtatggaaattttggagactaTCCCAAGGCCCTTTTTAGAGAGGAGAAGGGAACATGATAGAGCTATTTCCCACTTAGCTGCTGCTCCTGAATATTCTTCCTAGACAAGAAAACAGTATTGTCAGTAACCAAAGAACTATATTCATTCCTCTTGTAATGTAGATTTGATTGTGGTGCAGATATACTATGAATTGATTTAGAGTTGGCAATGATCTATCTTACCCAACTTTCGTTGAATTGTGCTTGTGATTTAATTATATGGTTATTCAAAGCTTCATATACAGTTCAGAAAATGCTTGATAAAGTGACAGActggtttgttctttttggtGTATCTTTAAAATAACTTAACCCTCCCTGCTGCAGTACTTGAAACACCTACTGAACAGACCTTTTGGAAGTGAAGATTTTACAGTACTTGTAACATTAGTCCTCCAGTCAACTTTTTGCCAAGAGTGCTTATTTTTGAACTATGGCCCAAGAATGTCAGCCCAGGATACAAAGTTAGTGTACTTGACTATACTCAGCCTGTTTACAGCAATGTAGAATTACAATTAGAAATGTAGGAAGGCACTGGCCAAGCTACTGCTACCTACCCTCTTCTACCATATGTCCCTCACCTCTTGTTTATCCATTTTATTTAGCTGAGCATCTGAAATTACTGGAGATAGTTATGCAGCCTGTCTAGGTGTAGGTTCTTGACACTTGCGCAAATTATTCCCGTGGCTGGAAGTATTTGCTTGATCTGAAGAGTTACATTTAAATCACTTAACTATATATTCTTTCCTTAAGCAAGACATTCAAAGGGTTGTCTGTGGCTTTGTACATGTACTGAATTTGTACTGTACCTTGTAACTCATAATCTTTGCTTTGATACAGCATATAAGACCTGATGGTCACTTTGGCCATATATGTACTAGACGGAGATGGAACACTGACTTGAGCCTGTGTCTACGTGTCCTGTTTAACCTGAAATGATTTTGGCTCGTGTCAATATGAGCAATGCCGAAGCATGGCCCAGGATGGTGCAAGTCAGGGGCTATTCTAAACAGGCAAGGCCATGCTCATTTGGAAGTGAGGGAGTTTAGGTGTTTGAATGTAAGATTGGCACTTGCCCTCATGATCAAAGAAGGGGCTGCTAGGATGAAGTAATAGTACCCCTATTGCAGTGGGGCACTAGTGATCAGGAGCAGCAAAAGAATAACATAATACAAACCTGGAAAAACTGACAAAAGGATCCTTGCCTACCTTCATGGATCTGAACTCAGTAAAAGCAGAAGCATAGCAGATATCAAAAAGCTTATGGGAATTGTATATTTTGAGTTTCTCAggattgtgtttcttttcattaaaatgaaagagaaaactacAAGGTGAAAACTCAGGGAACATGTTTTAGTGGAGAAGAGGATGAGAGAGAATAAGAAAGTCTACTCCTGAAAACTGAGTACTTATTATAGAAACATCATTGTTAGgggttgtttttaataaagagatTAAATCTAGTGATTGAAGCGTGACTTAATTCTGTTTCAAGCAAAAACCTCCACAATGGTTTAAATATAATATTGCTACCAAAATTGCCATAACTGTagaatttaaaaaaggaattgaaaACCAGAATGCCATTACGGAAATTGCTTTTGAATCCTGCAAAATGTTAACTACATTGATACTAGTCTCACGGTAGAATGAATATGCTATATTCTTAACAAATTGTATTCAAATCTGAAGTGCATAAAAGCAGACTGTGTTCTAGAATCTGAAAGTGCCAGGTAATCGCTTTGTGCGTCTCTGAGAGGATTACCTCACACAGAagcctttattttaaatgcaggcaCCATTACAATGAATCACTCAGATTGCTCCAGTCCAGGAAggaattaatgaaaaacaaatggccCATAGAAAGATCTACAGAGGATTCCCTTTCTTACCACAACTCAGGTTGGTTCATAATTGTAAACACAACTCTTTGTTTATCATTAAAAACAATACAGCTTTACCAGACCAGACTAATTGATGAAGAAATTGAACATAGTAACTGGTAAGTTTTGAGGGTCAGAGCTGCCTGCCAAAACACAAGCTGTGCCAAATGCCAGCATGACTGCTGGTGCAGATATTTTGTAGTAACTCCCACGTAGACAGGAGACTTTTTTTGGAGTTATATTCTTTCTTGATTTTATAAGCATCTCTTTAGCTGTGTCAGAGATGTATGTTGTGGCCCTGCTGGTTTTGCAAAGCATAGAATATAGAATAAAAACTATCAAAAAGTATAGGGATTACTTAGAATTGTATTTCTAGTGTTAGACAATGGACATGGATCCCACACCGCAATGCTTATGCATTGGTGTTTACTGCGTTTCTGGACAGAAAAGTTTCTGTTGACATTAGAAGTACAGCAGGTTTTAGAAACAGTGTCAGTTTTGGGTTTCCTATTTTATCATATTCCCTAGCCCTACGACTTGCTAGTGTGACGCTAGGTTTTTGATATATTATATTTTTCCTGTAGTATTGCAGCACTTGTTGAACATGAATAGATATGTTTAAGTTTTCCATGGTTATACAAAAGTTTCCAAAAGATGAGTTGTTGTAgatggtagaggaaaaaaaaaatctcaaggcATTTAGACTGCCATGGAATCTTATGTTTGTAGGGTTAATGATTGTTGGCAAGTGACAAGTCAGATTATTCCACATTGCAACACTAGGGAAAATTAGTGTGAAAGTAGTAAagactattttaattttccattacAAATAATTCTTCTGGCTATTATTTTCTGTAGTTACTTCAAGCTCTATAGCATTTTATGTAAAAATGGCcaagaaaacaaatgttaaaacTAGTCTTTCTTTCCCAGTAAAGATTCTCAGTTTAGAATTCATCAGCTGTCATCACAGGATTCCTCTACAGTCAAAAACAAGAGGCATAGCAAAAACTGGGTGAGAAGGAGGATGGACAAGAAATAGGCTTCTCTCTCTAGCACATAGTGTCTggatatatatttaatttttttgggtATTCTATCTGGCAGCTATCTGCAAAGAGCAGTCTGTTACTTGGAACAGAGTAAGGCTAGCATCCTGTTGTTGCTTAATATTTCTGCCTTCAGTGCCTTGCCTGACTGGGCAGTGATACAGATTTGGTTGTATTGAACATGTGGCCCACCAAGAAAGAACGGAATGGTTTCTTCCCACTTCCTTTGGTCACAAGCATAATATCCCATGGGGTATGGGGAATGATCAAGAGCTACTGAGAACTCCAGAGCAGAATAGAATTCCTCCCCTTTCTCATAAATAAATGTTGGATAGCAGTAACTTCTAATGGCAGGCAACTGTTACCcaattcctcttcctttcctctcagtgcaaaaaaaaaaataaattcttcccaACCATGAAATCTGTTGAATTGGGGATTTCTCTGAAGTTTGTAGAAAGGCTTAGTCACCTAATGGAAGCTTTCACAAAGATCAGCTCGACGGCTGAATTTGGCAGTGGCAAAATTCCATAACATACTATTTCTCTACTAAATGTATGCCTACTAAACTGTAGGACTTCTTTCATGGTGCTGAACCTCATGATTTTCTTCCACATTAAATAATCAGGTCACTTTTATACATATTGCAAATAAAAAGGTTCACTGAGGACAGGTATAGACAAATGATTGCAGTTTTAATAAATTTAGAATAGCTTATTGGTGTTAGTCATTCAGGACGAAGATGAAAACGACAAGACTACGGagttctttctctctgtttttcactgtccagggactCCTTGATTCACCAACTGTAGCTTCACATGCAATATTTCTTCTCCTACTTAGAAGAGATGGTTTTAATCAAATCCCCTGCACTTCAAGTCTCTTAATTGCCTTATATGAACAACTTTGTTGCCACCTCTTGAATGCTTTTCCCTGGCATATTCCAACAGCAGTCTCCCTTAATTATTCCTTAAATCCAGCTACTTCCTTTGTGTTAatagttatttctcttttagcttaccctttcctctttccctgaaTAACACTTCAAAGAATTGCACTTCATTTCTGTCCACCGTCATTGACTGAGCTGCGCCAATAATAAACAAGCAAAATTTCTCTGATCCAGACATACCATGGCCTGAAGTAAAGGCCATTGTACTAATCAAAAAATGGAGCATTGCAGTAGCCATTTGGGTTTTATACCATTATCTATAGTGGAAGCTGCAGATGATCAGTTAGCAAAGTGCCCTTGAAAGGCCAAAGACACATTTTTCTCATTGGTACAGATGATGTGGGGATATGCAGAGATGTATTTGTAAAATTGACAGCCTTTTTGTAAAGCCTACAATCTGTTAATTTAGCTTCTATTAACCTAGAACTGCAATGCGTGTACATTCAGAGAAAACCCATCAACACTATAAAAGCTCTGGTGTAATATTACCACTAATAGAGCATGGGACAGAGTACTCTTTTATTGTGGAGGTTGCTGTTAAGTAAAAAGCAAGCTGTGACATGAAACCCAGGTAAGACTCAGGAAAGCAGGGGGCTAGAAACAGCCTAAACACGGAACTGAGGATAGGGAACTGGAAAGGAAGAGTAGAATCTGTGAATGTAAAGACAAGAAAAGACGGCCTTGTCCCATACAGTCCTCCTTCTGTAGTAATGCTGCATTCAGCACACAGGAGGGTGCAGTGCAGTACCCCTGCCACCTTCGTTGTAGGGGTCAGAAGGTATGTAATGAGGGGTGTAAGAAGAGAAGGAATGCTTGGTGTAGTTAACCGATGGGATGTACTAAACCTCTGCAAAACTGAGCGTATCTTAAGGCACTTAAGGTATGCTTTTCATGCATCATCACTGGTATGTATCTTATTTTTCGAATCGCTGACTTAAGGTGTTTGTATAAGACTTACAGATGTGATAACCACCTATAActacaaataaatgtaaaatgtggACAATACGTCCATCCTTCCCCTTCATTTCACATGAATGCGGGGCTGTGAAAATACCTAGTCAATGTTTGTGAAATACTAAGATGGTGTAATGATGAGTGCTGTAGAACAGGCTCTGACGAAAGAGAGAGTTCTGTACTGGGGCTTAGGCAGTGGGCAGCAAATAAGAaattgagagaaaacaaaattatactAGTAAAGTGTCATTCTTGGTCATTATTCAAGGTACAGCAAATTTGGCTTTAGATCTCTTTGTACTAGAACGAAAATGCCATGGCCCCATGACACAAAATATTATCTGTATAATATTCAGCTGGTTAAAAcgtctctaaaaataaaataaaacttcacgGATCAACTAACTAGCCTATTGTACCAGTAAGGGTAGTCAGATTAGATCCAGTCCATCATGTTTTAGATGATATAGGTGCACAAACCCAAGCTAAACTCTAGGTTGTTGTCTGGCTAATGTGACAACATGCAAGCATTGTATCTGTGTGCCAGAGTGCAGTAGGGCAGCCTCTCCCTAAGGGACAGGGACCCATATGCGGTAACCCAGTGGCAGGCAAGGGCCTCGCTGCCTGGGGTTGGTCCCACAGTACCTGAGCAAAGCAAGCGGGGCAGGCTGGGGTATAGAAGCCAGGTTCAACCAAGTCTAGTCTTTGTGCTAAAATAATTctcttctttatttgctttttcacctttttgtCTTGCTTGAGTGGAAGAATAATTCTCCTTTAACATTGTACGGATAATATTTGATAAGTTGTGAGTGATGAGGAAGTAGGTGATAAAGTAATTGTGGCCAGACACATAAAATCTAAGCTGAGTTTTTCTTGCagccttttgaaagaaaactggactgaaggttaaaaaaaaaaaaaagtggtgagtTGAAACCAACTTTAAGGATAAACTTCCTAGAAAACCAAGGAAGTATAGAAACCTCtcgtttccttttttctttccagttctacCAGAATTAAAGCTGCTCTGTGGGGCTGATTTTCTACAGACATTTAAGACACCCAATCTCTGGAAGGAAGAACACATCAAAGAAATAGTGGAAAAGTTTGGTTTGGTCTGTATTAGCCGTGCTGGCTCTGATCCTGCTCAGTATATCAATGAATCAGCCCTTTTAACTAAATTCCAGCACAATATCTTTCTGGTGAAAGAATGGATTCAGAATGAAATCAGTGCAACACAGATACGCTGTGCCTTGTGCAGAGGATTAAGTGTAAAATACCTCGTACCAGATTCTGTTATATCCTACATTGCACAACATAATATCTACACAGAAGAGAGTGAGCGGAAGAACGAAGGTGACTTGCTTCAGCCTCTTAAATTGCAGAACACAACACTAAACCCACTAAATGACTGATGTCTGTGGTGTGTGAAGTGGACAGACCTGGTGTTCTTTTCATGTAAAGTTCTTGAGAAAGTTGTTTCTTGTTAATGAGGAGTACATCAGTTCAAAATTTCTTGAATTCATGTGGTGTTTTAAATTCATGGTTTTGTGTGTGGTAGTGCTTAAGCAAATCGGGATGCTCAGCTGCAtagtttaaaatatataaagaacAGCTtccttatgaaaataaaagaaatacgaTCTTaacaataaatattaatatcCAGTAGTACTTAAGGGTCAAACATCGTATTTTCCTGAATTGTAATTCTGTAATCCTACAGACAGTTTTAGCATGAAGGCACCTTACCAtctgaagcagcaaaataaaatgaactattacttttctttttatatatatatgtatgtgtttaaATACGTATTACTGCTAAACTTTGACTTTTAAGAcccaaaataactttttgtatTTTGGCAGTTTGGACAAGAGAtagaaataaatctttctttcatGCAAGCACTTAAAAATGCATGCACCATTCACGTCACTTTTAAGCCTCCAGATTCTCAAATGACAGACAGTCCTCATCCCCAGATTTAAAGTGGGTCTTTGCTTCTTTGATCCAGAGTCTTCTATAAGAGTAAGTAATTGCCAAAGCCCTGGAGTAAATAACATATCCAAGAGGAACTTCAGCTGTACCATTTGAAGATGcacaatggaaaataaatgaaaataagaggCTATCTCAGTATTTGAGCCCTAATGTTAGCCAGAAAAATCCATTCTCTTATATGTTGGTTGCCTATTCTGATGATTCAGTCTGTCTCATTTTTGACAGAACTAGAAACTGCTACTTCTGTGTTTCATGTTGTTTAAATTAACTGAAAGCATGCATTTATCAACATACAGAATTAACCGTGGCTTCTTAATAGAAGGTTCCACCTAGCTGGCCCATTTTGAGCCCTCAGTTGGCCAAGCAGCTTCCACTGGTAGTTCTCTTGAATTAAGGAGCTTGTAGAACAAGTTAAAGTAATGCCAGACACAAATTGCTTTCACTGAAAgagtctgattatttttgtgaaaagaaaaatagtaccTTCTATGAATATGTACCATAGTAGCTGGTACATATTCAAGGAAGAAGGATTTGCCTCAAAAAACACACAAGATAAGCACTTGTATAACTTTGGCTAATACCCTAACCTAAAGCtatttaaaagggtttttttctgagtggCATGAAAAATGAAGAGTTATATGGTTAAAATGGATCTCCAGATAATCAGTACCCTTACAGAAGTTATATGGAAGGTAATGTTTCATTCTGTTTAAATCAAGTCATCCTGCTGTCATTAGAAATCTCAGAGATTCAGCCTTGTGGAAGGATTTAAAGGCAATACTTCAACAATAATCGGATTAGAAGGACTTGCATAGCTACACGGTctaaaaaagagataaaagaaaccAGAGTTCAAACTCGCCACAAAGAAAGGCAGTGAGCTGTGTGGTGCAGAATCAACACACTGTTCTGAGACTTTGATTTTGAGAATTATCTAAAGTAGGGATGCCTGCAGATTTCAATGGTTACTGGAAAATGGTCAGCAATGACAATTTTGAGGAGTATCTGAAAGCACTGGGTAAGGTTCCCTTCGTGTTTCTTTAACAAATAATCAATAAATGCAACCTGTCTTATTCTTTCATGAATCTATTTTTTCTTGTACAGCCATAAATCATTtttgtgagaaatatttttttcagcaatgCATTTTAAGAATTGCCTTATGCAAAATTGTTTTGTCTTAAGCAGCCTCTACTTTTTACCATCTTGAAGCTTACATTAACAGAGATTAAACTACATAGCTTGAAGAGGTAAGTGGCAgatttcaaacttaaaaaaacaactgtaatttgaaaaagagtaaaatttttaCGTGTGATAAAGAGACAATAATATATTCAATACaattttgtgtttgcatttgatGTAATTTGATGTATTGTGCTAGTATTTCAATATAAATATTGAAGGCCTTATTAACTGTCAAAGTGCTATTTTTTGTGATCCTACATAATCATAAAATCAAAACATTAACttttttaagttaaaacaatTAGCTTATGGACTTGGTCCTGATGAGAAAGCTGGCCTAAAAGATCTGggtatttatttatctttcttcgTTTTAGTTCTCCCAAGAGCTACAAGCTTCTTTTTGTGGTAGGCTTTTCTGGATTaaagtaattctttttctttttcagatgtaaATGTTGCTGTAAGAAAAATAGCAAACTTGCTAAAACCTGACAAAGAAATCCTTCAGAATGGGGATCATATGATCATTAAAACGCTAAGCACTTTTAGAAACTACATCATGGAATTTGATGTAGGAAAGGAGTTTGAGGAGGATTTAGCTGGGGTGGATGATCGCAAATGCATGGTAAGAATTAGAACTGTAACAGCAGacaagaaaaatagaatattaaTAATCTGAGCCCTTTCACAGACCACATCTGTTAATCATTTTGTGTGGctatttgtaaaattatttctataCTTTTCAGTTTGCCAAGATGTGCACACAGTTTTTAGCGTGCCTTTACATTAAAGGAATGCTAGTTTTAATCAGGACCACAAAACAATTTTATCAATGAATGAATAGTAACTTCAATGAAATGTTACTCAATTATACTGGGATATTTGTTAGTCAAAAAGACATTTAGGTTAAGAATTTCAGAAACTCTTCTCCAAGTAATGTTTTACAGTAAAGGAAATCCACTGGTGGCAGGGTCAGGCACTGTTCCCCATGTGTAAGAATGGCCAAGTGCTTAGaaattgcagcttttctttttcttgttcccaggctccttccttcccaggtggATTTATTAGAGCAGATGTGTTAATTAGCCTACTGGAACAAACCTTATTCCAATCAGTAAGCAAACACTGAGGACTCTGCCTTATGAGCTctttttgcttgccagagagacAGTATTTTCTAACTTATGACTGATAAATACCTATTAACAGGGGAAGAACTTGAGAATACCAAGTTCTTTCCTGTTAGTTTGAAAGCATGACACCTGCAATATTCTACAGTGAAGAAGTtgacaagcaaaagaaaattacctTGAGGGACATAAAAGAGAATTAATAGGTTTCCATTCTTAGATAGTGCCATTTAAAATCGATACTATTCTCTAACACTAGGATATGcaaatttccttttcctctggtgatggcaggaaagggaaagatcgtgaagatcagaaaaaaagactAGCTAGCTAGTGAGTGCCTCAGCTAATCCTTCTGGATTCCTTGTTACAGAGGGTAGAAGCATGAGAGAGTGCAGAATACAaaattcacagaaggaaaaagcagtgtgTATTTGTGTATAGGAAAGTGCCTCAATGTCATTTTTGACTGCTGGAAGGCTCTTAATCAGGATAATGATTAAGATCCATTAAGATAATGATCCACTGAACAGTTATGAGCCCAAAGAAAGACTTAGACTTAGGTGGCTAAGTTACTATCAAAGACAGTAATGTTCAAAATTTCTGCTCAAGTGCTAAAAATGTCTCAAGTCCTCAAATGCCATTAAACTCCATCTAAAGGAGGAATACAACATCCTCTACATGGCAAAAGAAGTAATTGTGCTCTACCCTATTTTGCCAAACTGAGTGGTGGGGAAGAATTTAAAATGTTGAaccagaaagaagaaactagagAAAGATTATTCTGGTCATTACAACAGAAATTTGATTTGGAGTAGAACCTAATTTACCCTACTTCCAAGGGTAGCGTAAACATTTTATCTATCGACTATTCAGTGTAAAATGCTTACTCAGCCTTGGAAGCAGAAGGTACAAGCATCTTCTTGCCTTTTCCAAAAAAATCCAAGAGGTAGTCGCTAACTCTAACTATTCGTTTTGCTGAGAATGACTTAGGCATGTAGCTCCACAGAAGCTTTCAGAAATCCTCCATGTTGCTTCATGGCCTCCAAGAACAGATACCAACTGCAGCTGTACAGTTAAGGTCACTGATCAGTGGTTTTCTATTTGCCTTGTAGCAATGTATCATACTTTATAGTTCAATGTTCttattaaagatttattttctacatGAGACCTCAGTTTTCTCAAAGGCAAAACAGTACAAGAAGCTGTCTTTCTGAAGCCACTTCAGTCCAAATCTGATAACCGTAGTGTCAGGCAAAATTTGCAGTTGTTAAGCAACAAAATAACTCCAACGGGCCAGAAAAAGTATTGTGAGAGAAGGGTCATGGAAGTGGTATAAGAGATACTGGACCACTCCCTGACTGGTGTtatgaaaaaacccaccataaaagCAAAGGTTGAATATAATTTTTGGTGTTTCCTTTTCTCATCTGTAGCTTGTGAAACTGCATACCATAAATGGCTTAATCATTAATAGTCAACCTAGGTAATGGGAGGGATTGTGAATCAATTATCGTTATTTGTATTGTGGACTGAGCAGACAACTGTGCAAATTTTATCCAAGTGGCTCAATGTATGAGAAGTACAAAGTAACACAGATAAGACAAATTACACATTAAACATTAATCTATATAGCAGAGCAATCATCAGGAGACTAGAATAAATAACCTTAGAAGTAA
The sequence above is drawn from the Chroicocephalus ridibundus chromosome 6, bChrRid1.1, whole genome shotgun sequence genome and encodes:
- the NMNAT3 gene encoding nicotinamide/nicotinic acid mononucleotide adenylyltransferase 3 isoform X1, encoding MKSRIPLILLACGSFNPITNMHMRIFELARDHLHQTGRYRVIEGIMSPVNDDYGKKGLVSAKHRIAMAKLALETSDWIRVDPWESEQETWTETVKVLRHHYNESLRLLQSRKELMKNKWPIERSTEDSLSYHNSVLPELKLLCGADFLQTFKTPNLWKEEHIKEIVEKFGLVCISRAGSDPAQYINESALLTKFQHNIFLVKEWIQNEISATQIRCALCRGLSVKYLVPDSVISYIAQHNIYTEESERKNEGDLLQPLKLQNTTLNPLND
- the NMNAT3 gene encoding nicotinamide/nicotinic acid mononucleotide adenylyltransferase 3 isoform X2; translated protein: MLGNLYIRVMGGRYRVIEGIMSPVNDDYGKKGLVSAKHRIAMAKLALETSDWIRVDPWESEQETWTETVKVLRHHYNESLRLLQSRKELMKNKWPIERSTEDSLSYHNSVLPELKLLCGADFLQTFKTPNLWKEEHIKEIVEKFGLVCISRAGSDPAQYINESALLTKFQHNIFLVKEWIQNEISATQIRCALCRGLSVKYLVPDSVISYIAQHNIYTEESERKNEGDLLQPLKLQNTTLNPLND
- the NMNAT3 gene encoding nicotinamide/nicotinic acid mononucleotide adenylyltransferase 3 isoform X3, producing the protein MSPVNDDYGKKGLVSAKHRIAMAKLALETSDWIRVDPWESEQETWTETVKVLRHHYNESLRLLQSRKELMKNKWPIERSTEDSLSYHNSVLPELKLLCGADFLQTFKTPNLWKEEHIKEIVEKFGLVCISRAGSDPAQYINESALLTKFQHNIFLVKEWIQNEISATQIRCALCRGLSVKYLVPDSVISYIAQHNIYTEESERKNEGDLLQPLKLQNTTLNPLND
- the RBP1 gene encoding retinol-binding protein 1, producing MPADFNGYWKMVSNDNFEEYLKALDVNVAVRKIANLLKPDKEILQNGDHMIIKTLSTFRNYIMEFDVGKEFEEDLAGVDDRKCMTTVSWDGDKLLCVQNGEKEGRGWTQWIEGDEMHLEIRVCGVKCKQVFKKVQ